In Parasegetibacter sp. NRK P23, a single genomic region encodes these proteins:
- a CDS encoding MFS transporter, which translates to MGKKERILLLLLAAVNFTHILDFMIMMPLGNYLMPYFHISAQQFSFIVASYTLSAGISGFTAAFFVDNYDRKKVLIFAYVGFVLGTLICGIAPTYTTLLCARIFAGIFGGLIGAQVLSIVADTFSYERRGMAMGTLMSAFSLASIVGVPLGLFLATRLSWHAPFLLVGGIGLVLIPLLIKFLPSVSGHLSGQDRPKATEVIGQIMRNRSQLLALSLGGLLMLGHFLIIPFLNPFMEFNVGFHKDQTMWIYTVGGILTFFSSPLVGKLSDKYGKQRVFVMFVLFSLIPVFLITHMPPIPFYYVLIVTGIWFVLSTGRSIPAQAMISNVVEPSQRGSFMSFNSSIQQLFTGMASLIAGAIVIKEPSGKIAHYNWVGYLSIILVCCSIFVARAMYRSQERTIAEAA; encoded by the coding sequence ATGGGCAAGAAAGAAAGGATACTCCTGTTGCTGCTGGCGGCGGTGAACTTTACGCATATACTCGATTTCATGATCATGATGCCGCTCGGCAACTACCTCATGCCTTATTTCCATATTTCCGCGCAGCAGTTCAGTTTTATTGTTGCATCTTATACACTAAGCGCGGGTATTTCGGGTTTTACCGCGGCTTTTTTCGTAGACAATTACGACCGTAAAAAAGTATTGATATTCGCTTATGTCGGTTTTGTGCTCGGCACCCTCATCTGCGGCATCGCGCCCACTTATACTACATTATTGTGCGCACGCATTTTCGCGGGCATTTTCGGGGGACTGATCGGCGCACAGGTACTCTCTATCGTAGCCGATACATTTTCTTATGAGCGGAGGGGTATGGCCATGGGCACCCTGATGTCGGCGTTTTCACTGGCCTCCATTGTAGGTGTTCCCCTCGGACTTTTCCTCGCCACCCGCCTCAGTTGGCACGCGCCATTCCTGCTGGTAGGCGGTATAGGGCTCGTACTGATCCCATTGCTCATCAAATTCCTGCCTTCCGTAAGTGGACACCTTTCCGGGCAGGATCGTCCTAAAGCAACCGAAGTGATCGGGCAGATCATGCGCAACAGATCTCAGCTCCTGGCGCTTTCCCTGGGCGGACTGCTCATGCTCGGCCACTTCCTGATCATCCCGTTCCTGAACCCCTTTATGGAATTTAATGTCGGATTCCACAAAGATCAGACGATGTGGATTTACACCGTTGGCGGCATTCTTACCTTCTTCAGCTCACCACTGGTGGGGAAACTCTCCGATAAATATGGCAAACAAAGAGTGTTCGTCATGTTTGTACTTTTCTCATTGATACCGGTTTTCCTGATCACCCACATGCCCCCCATTCCTTTCTATTATGTACTGATCGTTACCGGAATCTGGTTTGTACTGTCTACAGGCAGAAGTATTCCCGCCCAGGCCATGATCAGCAATGTGGTGGAACCTTCGCAACGCGGGAGTTTCATGAGTTTCAATTCTTCCATCCAGCAGTTGTTCACCGGGATGGCTTCGCTGATAGCAGGTGCCATCGTGATCAAAGAACCTTCGGGCAAGATTGCGCATTACAACTGGGTGGGCTACCTCAGCATCATCCTGGTTTGCTGCAGCATATTTGTGGCAAGGGCCATGTACCGCTCGCAGGAAAGAACCATAGCCGAAGCGGCCTGA
- a CDS encoding energy transducer TonB, giving the protein MKVLLPLFFLLLQANTYAQKNDTLRVYFDSSLRRVPQHMAQIAGQAFKHGDVWFANLFYPNGQILCEIGFENKKLTIRHGPYTLYNPSGVPIEKGNYSNDMLDGAVSTWFSSAKPSAYVEYQMGVKTGVSKQWYENGNPEHTGAYQLGLPAGEWVWYFPNGKPSTKETYNRGKLVALECFDSSGKSLGPMCNVRKEAFLLGDIPDFKNYVVEYLQWPKEAFDKGINGLVKVSFEVSEHGKLRKFSITESTHEMFSVEVQKVFESMPDWSPAISHNRAIPSVWEMSIPFYHR; this is encoded by the coding sequence ATGAAAGTATTGTTACCCCTCTTTTTCCTGCTCCTTCAAGCCAATACATACGCGCAGAAGAATGATACGCTCAGGGTGTATTTCGATTCCTCCCTCCGGCGCGTACCGCAACATATGGCGCAGATCGCCGGACAGGCTTTTAAACATGGGGATGTGTGGTTCGCCAATCTTTTCTATCCCAACGGGCAAATTCTTTGTGAGATTGGTTTTGAGAACAAAAAACTTACCATCAGGCATGGGCCGTACACCTTGTATAACCCTTCAGGTGTGCCCATTGAAAAAGGCAATTATTCCAACGATATGCTGGATGGCGCCGTTTCCACCTGGTTCAGTTCCGCCAAACCCTCAGCTTACGTGGAGTACCAGATGGGGGTAAAAACGGGGGTAAGCAAACAGTGGTACGAGAACGGTAACCCGGAACATACAGGCGCTTATCAACTCGGTCTTCCCGCGGGGGAGTGGGTATGGTATTTTCCTAACGGGAAGCCAAGTACGAAGGAAACCTATAACCGTGGTAAACTGGTAGCGCTTGAATGCTTTGATTCTTCCGGAAAATCTTTGGGGCCGATGTGTAACGTCCGGAAAGAAGCTTTTCTGCTGGGTGATATTCCTGATTTCAAAAACTATGTAGTCGAATACCTGCAGTGGCCCAAAGAAGCTTTCGATAAAGGCATAAACGGCCTGGTGAAAGTGTCTTTTGAAGTAAGTGAGCACGGCAAACTACGGAAGTTCAGTATCACGGAGTCCACACATGAAATGTTCTCTGTGGAAGTGCAGAAGGTTTTTGAAAGTATGCCGGATTGGTCGCCCGCTATTTCGCACAACCGCGCCATTCCTTCTGTATGGGAGATGTCAATTCCTTTCTACCACCGCTAA
- a CDS encoding M14 family metallopeptidase, producing MRPFSLLCFCFLLLLNVSNAQVPPTRFQLSNGKETGNYKEVIQWWERAAKASPRLELKKMGMTDAGEPLHLAIFSPDKDFSFTSAEKKNRVKILVNNGIHPGEPDGIDASMLLAQKLISGKIQLPSNVLIAFIPVYNIGGLLNRSPWYRVDQNGPDSFGFRGNAQNLDLNRDFIKSDSKNATAFAEIFHLVDPDIFIDNHVSNGADYQHVMTLISTQHNKLGGAMGDFLQQQMEPGIYAMMREKGFDLVPYVNFFGETPEKGWSEFHDGPRYSTGYAALFQCFSFMPETHMLKPYPQRVEATEALMDCFIAYASGHASAIKSLKRQARAQLVESMQLPVSWKLNRTQQTQITFKGYASGYKPSAISGLPRLFYDRARPFTLQVPFYNYYETDKAVTVPNAYILPQGWWAVAELLKKNGVPMRPILNDTLVEVEMYRIADYQSPNRPFEKHYLHSKVSVTKTVVTKRFRKGDWMIPTQNAKRRFIVEVLEPEAPDSYFAWNFFDAILGQKEGYSSYVFEDTAEEWLRNNPAARAQLEEKKRTDTSFAKNGAAQLEFVYKLSPYYEPDHLQYPVYRVLK from the coding sequence ATGCGCCCCTTTTCCCTGCTCTGTTTCTGCTTCCTGCTTTTATTAAATGTTTCAAACGCTCAGGTGCCCCCAACCAGGTTCCAGTTGAGCAATGGAAAGGAAACGGGTAATTATAAAGAAGTGATCCAATGGTGGGAACGTGCCGCCAAAGCTTCCCCCAGGCTGGAACTGAAAAAAATGGGTATGACCGATGCCGGAGAACCCCTGCACCTCGCTATCTTTTCCCCTGATAAGGATTTTAGTTTTACTTCAGCCGAAAAAAAGAACCGGGTAAAAATTCTCGTCAACAACGGCATTCATCCCGGCGAACCGGATGGTATTGACGCAAGCATGCTGCTGGCGCAAAAACTCATCTCCGGGAAAATACAACTTCCTTCAAACGTGCTCATCGCTTTTATACCGGTATACAATATCGGGGGATTGCTGAACCGAAGCCCCTGGTACCGCGTAGACCAGAATGGTCCCGACAGCTTCGGCTTCCGCGGCAATGCCCAGAACCTCGACCTGAACCGTGATTTCATTAAATCAGATTCTAAAAACGCCACCGCCTTCGCCGAAATATTCCACCTCGTGGACCCGGATATTTTTATCGATAACCACGTAAGCAATGGCGCGGATTACCAACACGTAATGACCCTGATTTCCACCCAGCACAACAAACTGGGGGGCGCCATGGGGGATTTCCTGCAACAACAAATGGAACCAGGCATCTATGCGATGATGCGGGAAAAAGGTTTCGACCTCGTTCCTTACGTGAACTTTTTCGGTGAAACCCCCGAGAAAGGCTGGTCCGAATTCCACGACGGTCCACGGTATTCCACCGGCTACGCCGCACTGTTCCAATGCTTCAGCTTTATGCCGGAAACACATATGCTGAAACCGTATCCGCAAAGGGTGGAAGCCACGGAAGCGCTGATGGATTGCTTTATCGCTTACGCTTCGGGCCATGCTTCCGCCATTAAAAGTCTGAAAAGGCAGGCGAGGGCACAACTGGTCGAATCCATGCAACTGCCCGTTTCCTGGAAGTTAAACAGAACGCAACAGACACAAATTACCTTCAAAGGGTATGCCTCAGGTTACAAACCAAGTGCCATCTCAGGATTGCCAAGACTATTCTACGACAGGGCCAGGCCCTTTACACTCCAGGTGCCTTTCTATAATTATTATGAAACCGATAAGGCTGTAACTGTTCCAAACGCTTATATCCTTCCCCAGGGCTGGTGGGCCGTGGCCGAACTGCTTAAAAAGAACGGTGTTCCGATGCGTCCAATCCTCAATGATACCCTCGTTGAAGTGGAGATGTACAGGATCGCGGACTACCAATCGCCGAACCGCCCTTTCGAGAAGCACTACCTCCATTCAAAAGTTTCGGTTACCAAAACCGTTGTTACAAAGCGTTTCAGGAAAGGCGACTGGATGATTCCCACACAAAATGCCAAACGGCGGTTTATCGTGGAAGTGCTGGAGCCTGAAGCGCCCGATTCTTATTTCGCCTGGAACTTTTTTGATGCGATACTCGGACAGAAAGAAGGCTATTCCTCTTATGTTTTTGAAGATACCGCTGAAGAATGGCTGCGCAACAATCCCGCTGCGCGGGCGCAATTGGAAGAGAAGAAAAGAACGGATACCAGCTTCGCTAAGAATGGCGCGGCACAACTGGAATTCGTGTATAAGTTGTCGCCCTATTACGAACCGGATCACCTGCAATACCCCGTGTACCGGGTATTGAAATGA
- the rpsT gene encoding 30S ribosomal protein S20 codes for MANHKATKKDVRQAEKRRDRNRYYGKTTRNAIRDLKALEDKAAAGEKLPSVISMIDKLAKRGVIHKNKASNLKSKLVKRTTALA; via the coding sequence ATGGCAAATCATAAGGCAACCAAGAAAGATGTGCGTCAGGCCGAAAAACGCAGAGATAGAAACCGTTACTACGGAAAAACAACCCGTAACGCTATCCGTGACCTGAAAGCGCTGGAAGATAAAGCTGCCGCAGGTGAGAAACTGCCCTCTGTGATCTCTATGATCGACAAGCTGGCAAAACGTGGCGTTATTCACAAGAATAAAGCTTCCAACCTGAAGAGCAAGCTGGTGAAAAGAACCACTGCCCTGGCATAA
- a CDS encoding 2-oxoglutarate dehydrogenase E1 component: MKDFSYITHSHPSYIEGLYQDYVQDPAAVDPDFRKFFEGFDFAVTNGHATNGKPATGAADAGQLAKEFSVYQLIQAYRKKGHLVAKTNPIRERKDRRANLDLKYFGLSDADLKTSFEAGKFIGLPNATLAQIVAHLQKCYCASMGVEYSALNDHARVEWLAKEVEQNFHQPMPLEKKKRILGKLNEGVMFEKFLHTKYIGQKRFSLEGGEATIPALDAIIDTAAELSVQEVVIGMAHRGRLNVLANTLGKTYEQIFSEFEGTAIPDTTMGSGDVKYHLGFRSEVETAHGKKVNLQLCPNPSHLEAVDPVVIGFARSKADVIYESDYDKILPILIHGDASLAGQGIVYEVIQMSLLEGYYVGGTMHLVINNQIGFTTDFDDARSSDYCTSVAAMVQAPVLHVNGDDAEAVVKAVEIATRYRQEFNSDVFIDILCYRRHGHNEGDDPKYTQPRLYNLIDKHPNPREVYSQQLIASGAVDAELAKEMEKKFWSDLQERLDEIKQNPLPYKYQKPEEWWQALRKATEEDFLQSPETGITEDQFNTVFKAMMAIPEGFKPLRKVEKLIQDKEKLFNEEGKLDWATAELMAYGSILLEGKDVRMSGQDVRRGTFSHRHAVLRDEETDAAYNRLSRIPGAEGQYRIFNSFLSEFGVLGFEYGYSMANPNTLVLWEAQFGDFMNTAQCMIDQFITSAEQKWRMMSGLVMLLPHGYEGQGPEHSSARMERFLQSAAELNIVVTNITTAANFFHSLRRQLAWQFRKPLVNFAPKANLRLPATYSEKSAFLSGKFQEVLDDTFVEKADEVKKVLFCSGKIYYDLADRQQKTGRKDVAIVRVEQLYPLPANQLEALYKKYNKATWFWVQEEPLNMGAASFLQMNLKTLNYGVISRQASAATATGYAKVHAQEQTEIIDTAFSI, from the coding sequence ATGAAGGATTTTTCTTATATCACGCATTCGCACCCGTCCTATATAGAAGGTTTGTACCAGGATTATGTGCAGGATCCCGCCGCAGTAGATCCCGATTTCCGGAAATTTTTCGAAGGTTTTGATTTTGCCGTTACCAACGGGCATGCCACAAACGGCAAACCTGCAACCGGAGCGGCAGACGCGGGCCAGCTTGCCAAAGAGTTTTCCGTATACCAACTCATCCAGGCCTACCGTAAAAAGGGACACCTGGTGGCCAAAACCAATCCCATCCGGGAAAGGAAGGACCGCCGGGCCAACCTCGACCTGAAATATTTCGGTTTGTCGGATGCTGACCTGAAAACATCCTTCGAAGCAGGTAAATTCATCGGCTTACCCAATGCCACACTCGCGCAGATCGTGGCGCACCTTCAAAAATGCTATTGCGCCTCCATGGGCGTGGAATACTCCGCATTGAACGACCACGCGCGCGTGGAATGGCTCGCAAAGGAAGTAGAACAAAACTTCCACCAGCCCATGCCGCTGGAAAAGAAAAAAAGAATCCTGGGGAAACTGAACGAAGGCGTGATGTTCGAGAAGTTTCTCCATACTAAATACATTGGCCAGAAACGCTTCTCCCTGGAAGGGGGCGAAGCCACCATCCCCGCGCTGGATGCCATTATTGACACCGCGGCAGAACTCAGCGTTCAGGAAGTGGTGATTGGTATGGCCCACAGGGGAAGGCTGAACGTACTCGCCAACACACTCGGCAAAACCTACGAGCAGATTTTCAGTGAATTTGAAGGCACCGCCATCCCGGATACCACCATGGGCAGCGGCGACGTGAAGTACCATCTCGGCTTCCGAAGTGAAGTGGAAACGGCGCACGGGAAAAAAGTAAACCTGCAACTCTGCCCCAACCCCTCCCACCTGGAAGCGGTTGACCCCGTGGTGATCGGTTTCGCGCGCAGCAAGGCCGACGTTATCTACGAAAGCGATTACGATAAAATATTGCCCATCCTCATCCACGGAGACGCCTCCCTCGCCGGACAGGGCATCGTTTACGAAGTGATCCAGATGAGTTTGCTGGAAGGTTATTATGTGGGGGGCACCATGCACCTGGTGATCAACAACCAGATCGGGTTCACCACCGATTTCGATGATGCCCGCTCCTCCGATTACTGTACTTCCGTGGCGGCCATGGTGCAGGCCCCCGTGTTGCACGTAAACGGCGACGATGCGGAAGCCGTGGTGAAAGCGGTGGAAATAGCCACCCGCTACCGCCAGGAATTCAATTCAGATGTGTTCATCGATATCCTTTGCTACCGCCGCCATGGCCACAACGAAGGCGATGATCCCAAATATACCCAGCCCCGCCTGTACAACCTGATCGACAAGCATCCCAACCCCCGCGAAGTATATTCGCAGCAACTGATCGCCTCCGGCGCAGTGGACGCAGAACTCGCGAAGGAAATGGAAAAGAAATTCTGGAGCGATCTCCAGGAAAGGCTGGACGAGATCAAACAAAACCCCCTCCCCTACAAATACCAGAAACCCGAAGAATGGTGGCAGGCGCTGAGAAAGGCTACAGAAGAAGATTTCCTGCAATCGCCAGAAACAGGTATTACGGAAGACCAGTTCAACACTGTTTTTAAAGCGATGATGGCTATCCCGGAAGGATTCAAGCCGCTCCGCAAAGTGGAGAAACTGATCCAGGACAAAGAAAAATTATTCAACGAGGAAGGCAAACTCGACTGGGCCACCGCTGAACTGATGGCTTACGGTAGTATTTTGCTGGAAGGTAAGGATGTGCGCATGAGTGGGCAGGATGTCCGCCGCGGCACCTTCTCCCACCGTCATGCCGTACTCCGCGACGAAGAAACAGATGCCGCTTACAACAGGTTGAGCCGCATTCCCGGCGCCGAGGGTCAGTACAGAATCTTCAACTCCTTCCTCAGCGAATTCGGCGTACTCGGTTTTGAATACGGGTACTCTATGGCTAACCCGAACACACTCGTGCTCTGGGAAGCACAGTTCGGTGATTTCATGAACACCGCGCAGTGTATGATTGACCAGTTCATCACTTCCGCAGAACAGAAATGGCGCATGATGAGCGGACTCGTCATGCTGCTCCCCCACGGATACGAAGGACAGGGACCAGAACACAGTTCCGCCCGCATGGAAAGATTCCTGCAGTCTGCCGCTGAACTGAATATTGTTGTTACCAACATCACCACGGCGGCCAACTTCTTCCATTCGCTGCGCCGTCAGCTGGCCTGGCAGTTCCGTAAACCGCTGGTCAATTTCGCGCCCAAAGCGAACCTGCGTTTGCCGGCTACCTATTCTGAAAAATCGGCTTTCCTGTCCGGGAAATTCCAGGAAGTGCTCGACGATACCTTCGTTGAAAAAGCGGACGAGGTGAAGAAAGTATTGTTCTGCTCCGGCAAAATCTATTATGACCTCGCCGACAGGCAACAGAAAACGGGAAGGAAAGACGTGGCCATCGTACGCGTGGAACAACTGTACCCGCTGCCCGCCAACCAACTGGAAGCATTGTATAAGAAATACAACAAAGCTACCTGGTTCTGGGTACAGGAAGAACCGCTTAACATGGGCGCCGCCTCCTTCCTGCAAATGAACCTGAAAACACTGAACTACGGTGTGATCAGCCGCCAGGCCAGCGCCGCTACCGCTACCGGTTATGCGAAAGTGCACGCACAGGAACAAACTGAAATCATAGATACCGCGTTTTCAATCTAA
- the odhB gene encoding 2-oxoglutarate dehydrogenase complex dihydrolipoyllysine-residue succinyltransferase yields MIDIKVPTVGESISEVTLVKWLKKEGEYVQRDEVIAELESEKATFELNAEKAGILHTKANEGDTINIGDIVASIDDTAAAPSGSAPAVEAPKEEAKPDATARENEKSTPDAVATGKGVIEMKVPTIGESINEVTLVKWLKKDGDLVQRDEIICEMESEKATFELNAEEAGKLIQVAKEGDVLKIGDHVASIDSDVAVPAAGASKPAPAPEKKEAAPAAPAAPSSDVKATPVAAAIIADKKVDPKQVQASGSGGKILKQDVLEALQNPGRKPGAAMFTRDDKREKMSNLRKTVSRRLVEAKNTTAMLTTFNEVDMGKIMELRGKYKDKFKETHQVNLGFMSFFTKAVTYALQEWPAVNAYIDGDEIIYHQYCDISIAVSAPKGLVVPVIRNAESLSMAEIEKKVVELATKARDNKLTMEEMQGGTFTITNGGVFGSLMSTPIINIPQSAILGMHKIQERPMAVNGQVVIRPMMYLALSYDHRIIDGRESVSFLVRVKELLENPELLLFGKDPLRTLLEL; encoded by the coding sequence ATGATCGATATCAAAGTACCAACAGTAGGAGAATCCATCAGTGAAGTAACACTGGTGAAATGGTTAAAGAAAGAAGGAGAATACGTTCAGCGCGATGAAGTGATCGCAGAATTGGAAAGTGAGAAGGCTACTTTTGAATTGAACGCTGAAAAAGCAGGTATACTGCACACCAAAGCAAACGAAGGTGACACGATTAATATCGGCGACATCGTAGCATCTATTGATGATACCGCCGCCGCGCCATCCGGAAGCGCTCCCGCCGTGGAAGCGCCGAAAGAAGAAGCGAAACCTGACGCCACAGCGCGTGAGAACGAAAAATCCACGCCCGACGCTGTTGCCACAGGCAAGGGTGTGATTGAAATGAAAGTGCCCACCATCGGAGAATCCATCAACGAGGTCACCCTTGTAAAATGGTTGAAAAAAGATGGCGACCTCGTTCAACGCGACGAGATCATCTGTGAAATGGAAAGCGAAAAAGCCACTTTCGAACTGAACGCGGAAGAAGCTGGCAAGCTGATACAGGTAGCAAAAGAAGGCGATGTACTGAAAATAGGTGATCACGTGGCTTCTATCGATTCCGATGTGGCCGTGCCCGCCGCAGGCGCTTCGAAGCCCGCCCCCGCACCTGAAAAGAAAGAAGCCGCTCCCGCTGCCCCTGCTGCCCCATCTTCGGATGTAAAAGCGACCCCGGTAGCCGCCGCCATCATCGCCGACAAAAAAGTAGACCCCAAACAAGTGCAGGCCTCCGGAAGCGGTGGTAAAATCCTGAAACAGGACGTACTGGAAGCCCTCCAGAACCCGGGCCGCAAGCCCGGCGCCGCCATGTTCACCCGCGACGATAAGCGCGAGAAAATGAGCAATCTCCGCAAAACAGTTTCCCGCCGCCTCGTGGAAGCCAAAAATACCACCGCTATGCTCACCACTTTCAACGAAGTGGACATGGGTAAAATCATGGAACTGCGCGGTAAATACAAAGACAAATTCAAAGAAACGCACCAGGTCAACCTGGGCTTCATGAGCTTCTTCACCAAAGCCGTTACCTACGCACTGCAGGAATGGCCGGCCGTGAACGCATACATCGACGGAGACGAAATCATCTACCACCAATATTGTGACATCTCCATCGCCGTATCTGCCCCGAAAGGCCTGGTGGTACCGGTGATCCGCAACGCGGAAAGCCTCAGCATGGCCGAAATCGAGAAAAAAGTAGTGGAACTTGCCACCAAAGCACGCGACAACAAACTCACCATGGAGGAAATGCAGGGTGGTACGTTCACCATCACCAATGGTGGTGTATTCGGCTCGCTGATGTCTACCCCCATCATTAATATCCCGCAGTCCGCTATCCTGGGCATGCACAAAATACAGGAACGTCCGATGGCCGTGAACGGCCAGGTGGTGATCCGTCCGATGATGTACCTCGCACTGAGTTACGACCACAGGATCATTGATGGAAGGGAATCCGTTTCTTTCCTGGTAAGGGTGAAAGAATTGCTGGAGAATCCGGAGTTGCTGTTGTTCGGGAAAGATCCATTGAGGACGTTATTGGAGTTGTAG
- a CDS encoding GAF domain-containing protein — protein sequence MNLLSNIETPFQVQFSFESIITPLEKKVMEEGEKALSSDRQLLEALHQVPELRTGITDPAQIVQHEPLISALLAPIFPAALTMNEIKAVSIPYTNIVFSHTTRFRNLLKAAGPSFSINIRDFDETQFYIQSCCIILNEYYGTRLDFSKPIFYDIPTADGIIRHYRILYNADFIDIHPTEKAVQLTEADIELLLNSYDDIALWKEKFPHESWVLKGFAIMNLFDATVENAVSIFKEKLLALNTTNFQSSVESIFRSIYRIPDIRVGFTVFDRNESVFNLNALGRQMQSFILNTSERAAAKEVLCAPSFYCLVDQRRFFAISDTAVALKHYPESLLIRNFAAQGIGSFILAPIVKNDVMLGVLEVVALRSKELNSINANKLEVVMPFLTDTVERLIAQLENRVQAVIQEKYTSVHSSVHWRFREEAQMLIQEEAAGHEYALHEIVFPDVYPLYGQVDIKGSSEVRNAGVQNDLITQLNTLLELLPKLEIHSSEDISEIQKHLRAYLEELSVPLKAGTEQHITNFLSERVHPLLQGASGGRLKDAVADYFSGTLKENGVFHTHRRMYEQTISLINNKMARVIDKSQLEAQEIFPHYFERFKTDGVEHNLYIGPSIAPALNFSAAHLKQLRYWQLEVLCKMEAAQHKLKSSLPYPLDVTTLVLVYNATISIRFRMDEKRFDVDGSYNARFEIVKKRIDKAHAKKSGERITQAGKITIVYSDDAEETEYRKYLVRLHEKGYVEAEVECFEVEDLQGVSGLRALRVGVMR from the coding sequence ATGAACCTGCTCAGTAATATAGAAACACCTTTCCAGGTGCAATTCAGTTTCGAATCAATCATCACACCCCTGGAAAAGAAGGTGATGGAAGAAGGGGAGAAGGCGCTTTCCTCCGACCGTCAGTTGCTGGAGGCCCTGCACCAGGTACCTGAACTGAGAACAGGTATAACAGATCCGGCGCAAATAGTGCAACACGAACCGCTGATCAGCGCTTTACTGGCGCCTATATTTCCGGCAGCGCTTACAATGAACGAGATCAAAGCCGTGAGCATACCGTACACCAATATCGTATTCAGCCATACAACGCGGTTCCGTAACCTCCTGAAAGCCGCTGGACCTTCCTTCTCCATCAATATCCGGGATTTCGATGAAACGCAGTTTTATATACAGAGTTGCTGTATTATCCTGAACGAATATTACGGCACGCGGCTCGATTTCAGCAAACCCATCTTCTACGACATTCCTACCGCGGATGGCATCATCAGGCACTACAGGATATTGTACAATGCTGATTTTATTGATATACACCCTACAGAAAAAGCTGTTCAACTGACCGAAGCAGACATCGAATTGTTGCTGAACAGTTATGATGATATTGCGCTTTGGAAAGAGAAATTTCCTCATGAGAGCTGGGTTTTAAAAGGATTTGCCATTATGAATCTTTTTGATGCCACCGTGGAAAACGCGGTTTCCATATTCAAAGAGAAACTGCTGGCGCTGAATACCACCAATTTCCAATCCAGCGTGGAGTCAATCTTCAGGTCGATATACCGGATCCCGGATATAAGGGTGGGCTTTACCGTATTTGACCGGAACGAATCCGTTTTTAACCTGAATGCCTTAGGCAGGCAGATGCAAAGTTTTATACTGAATACCAGTGAACGCGCCGCGGCGAAGGAAGTGCTCTGTGCGCCTTCTTTCTATTGTTTGGTGGATCAGCGGCGTTTCTTCGCCATATCCGATACCGCTGTTGCGTTGAAGCATTATCCTGAGAGTTTGCTGATCAGGAATTTCGCTGCACAGGGCATCGGAAGTTTTATCCTTGCGCCCATTGTGAAGAATGATGTGATGCTTGGAGTGTTGGAAGTAGTGGCGTTGCGAAGTAAAGAACTGAACAGCATTAATGCGAATAAACTGGAAGTGGTGATGCCGTTTTTAACGGATACCGTTGAACGACTAATCGCCCAATTGGAAAACCGTGTGCAGGCCGTAATCCAGGAAAAATATACTTCCGTGCACTCAAGTGTGCACTGGCGCTTTCGGGAAGAGGCGCAAATGCTGATACAGGAAGAAGCTGCCGGTCATGAGTATGCGCTGCATGAAATCGTTTTCCCCGATGTGTATCCTTTGTACGGACAGGTGGATATTAAAGGTTCTTCCGAAGTCCGTAACGCGGGCGTCCAAAATGACCTCATCACCCAATTGAATACACTGCTGGAGTTGTTGCCGAAACTGGAAATTCATTCTTCCGAAGATATTTCAGAAATTCAAAAACACCTCCGGGCTTACCTGGAAGAACTTTCCGTTCCATTGAAAGCCGGTACTGAACAACATATCACGAACTTTTTAAGCGAACGTGTTCATCCCTTGCTGCAAGGCGCTTCGGGAGGCAGGTTAAAAGATGCGGTAGCCGATTATTTTTCCGGTACATTAAAGGAAAACGGTGTTTTCCATACCCACAGGCGGATGTATGAGCAAACGATTAGTCTGATCAACAATAAGATGGCCCGCGTAATCGATAAAAGTCAGTTGGAAGCCCAGGAAATATTTCCGCATTACTTTGAACGTTTTAAAACAGATGGGGTGGAGCACAACCTCTATATTGGCCCCTCCATCGCGCCGGCACTGAACTTTAGTGCGGCGCATTTGAAACAACTCCGTTACTGGCAACTGGAAGTGCTGTGTAAAATGGAAGCTGCACAACACAAATTGAAGTCTTCGCTTCCTTATCCGCTGGATGTTACCACGCTGGTGCTTGTATACAATGCCACTATTTCCATCCGCTTCCGTATGGACGAAAAACGCTTTGATGTAGACGGTAGCTACAACGCGCGCTTCGAAATCGTGAAGAAAAGAATAGATAAGGCGCATGCAAAAAAAAGCGGTGAACGCATTACGCAGGCGGGAAAAATAACCATTGTGTATTCAGATGATGCGGAAGAAACGGAATACAGGAAGTACCTGGTACGGTTGCACGAAAAAGGTTATGTGGAAGCTGAAGTGGAGTGCTTTGAGGTGGAGGATTTGCAGGGTGTTTCGGGGCTGAGGGCGTTGCGGGTGGGGGTGATGCGGTAG